The bacterium region ATCAAGTTCTGCAATTTCAAACGCGAGGTTGTGCGGAATTTTTGGATTGTACGGAAGCTTTCAGAACATTTTTGCAAGCTTCCGGAGTTCGCGAAGGGATTCTAAATATTCAGAGCAAACACACCACTGCGGCCGTCCTCATCAATGAAAATGAGCCGTTGCTTTTGCAAGACCTGCAACGAATGCTGGAGAGGCTCGCACCACAACAGGCGGAATATCTTCACAATGATTTCCGGATCCGCACTGTGAACATGACGGACAAAGAGGACCGCAACGGGCACTCTCACTGCAAAGCGATTTTTCTTCCGACTTCTCAAATGGTGAACGT contains the following coding sequences:
- a CDS encoding secondary thiamine-phosphate synthase enzyme YjbQ, which translates into the protein MWNQAILMNRNDSLRIHHQVLQFQTRGCAEFLDCTEAFRTFLQASGVREGILNIQSKHTTAAVLINENEPLLLQDLQRMLERLAPQQAEYLHNDFRIRTVNMTDKEDRNGHSHCKAIFLPTSQMVNVVDGNLDLGRWQRIFLLELDQAKERSVSVTVIGM